The genomic segment gcttgcgaaagtattcaccccgcttggcatttttcctattttattgccttatacaacatggaattaaaatgtatttttgggggggttgtaatcatttgatttacacaacatgcctaccactttgaagatgcaaaatagtctttattgtaaaacaaacaagaaataagacaacaaaaaaaaacagaaaacttcagcgtgcataactattcacccccccaaagtcaatactttgtagagccaccttttgcagaaatttcagctgcaagtcttttggggtatgtctctataagcttggcacatctagccactgggattttttcccattcttcaaggcaaaactgctccagctccttcaactTGGAtcggttctgctggtgtacagcaatcataagtcataccacagattctcaattggattgaggtctgggctttgaataGGCCAttgcaagacatttaaatgtttgccCTTAAACTACTCGAGGGTTGCTTTAACAgtatgcttatggtcattgtcctgctggaaggtgaacctccgtcccagtctcaaatctcaggAAGactttccctcaagaatttccctgtatttagcgccattcatcattccttcaattctgaccagtttcccagtccctacagattaaaaacatccccacagcatgatactgccaccaccatgcttcactgtggtgttctcggggtgatgagaggtgttgtgtTTGCTCCAGACAGTGTTTTCTTTGATggacaaaaagctacattttagtctcatgtgaccagagtaccttcttccatatgtttggggagtctcccacatgccttttggcgaagaccaaacgtgtttgcttattttttttctttaagcaatggctttttttctggccactcttccgtaaagcccagctctgtggtgtGTACGGCttgaagtggtcctatggacagatactccaatctccgctgtggagctttgcagctccttcagggttatctttggtctccttgttgcttctctgattaatgccctccttgcctggtccatgagttttgtgggcggccctctcatgacaggtttgttgtggtgccatattcttatgattttttaaataatggatttaatggtgctctgttggatgttcaaagtttctgatattttttttataacccaaccctgatctgtacttctccacaactttgtccctggcctgtttggagagctccttggtcttcatggtgccgcttgcttagtggtgttgcagactctggggcctttcagaacaggtgtatatatactgagatcatgggacagatcatgtgacgcttagattgtacacaggtggactttatttaactaattatgtgacttatgaaggtaattggttgcaccagatcttatttaggggcttcatagcaaagggggtgaatacatatgcacgcaccactttttttttaatatatatatgtatatataatttttttaaacaagtaattttttacatttcactccaccaatttggactattttgtgtatgtccattacataaaatccatttaaattacaggttgtaatgcaacaaaataggaaaaacgccaagggggatgaatacttttgcaaggcactttaTGAAACCTTGTGCTAGATTGACAAGGCTAATTCAACAATCTAGCTTTTTGTGTTAAATTAATAGTTATTTGTAGTGTTTATAaatatatactgaataaaaatataaacacaaaatgtgaagtgttggtcccatgtttcatgagctgaaataaaaggtcccagTGGTCTTTTATGATCCATACACAGaaaaaataaaaggccactaaaatgtgcagttttgtcacacaacacaatgccacagatgtctcaagttttcagGGAGTGTGCTGAAATAAATTGGcttgctgacagcaggaatgtccaccagagttgttgccagagagttgaatgttcatttctctaccataagccgccacaTCTGACTTCTTCACCTGTGGAATCGTCTGataccagccacccagacagctgatgaaactgaggagtatttctgtctgtaataaatcccttttgtggggaaaaacgtattccgattggttgggcctggctccccagtgggtaggCCTTGGTTCCCAAGTGGGTTGACctatgcccagtcatgtgaaatccatagattagggcctaatttatttatttcaattgactgatttccttatgaactgtaacttagtaaaattgttgaaattgttgcatgttgtgtttatatttttgttcagtatataataaCCATTCATGTAAACAGTTATTATATTTTATGAAATTAGATTTATAGTGCTGTTCCACTTCCCCTGAATTGTGCTTGAATAGTGGGacagggacattttcagctaCAAAACAAACTTTTAATCAATTTAAATGTATTTCCCTTCATTAGATATTCTATAAATACACTGAAATATGTTGTTTTAGTTGTTCATAACATCTCTGAATCGATTTTAGATGCTATATAGTAAATTAACATCATATGATGACGGCTGAAGGAATCAGGGGGATATAATAAGGGTaggaaaagaaagaaaggaagcaAGCACCTGACATGTAAGAAATGGAGGATAGAAAAGAGTCTACATTTATGAACGGGGACAGAATTTGGGGGATTGTAGAGGTGTTTCAGGATCAAGTAAATACATTTTCTAATGGCATGGAGAGGTTTGTTTTAAACGGTTATTGTCACAAAATTGTAAAAGCAGAGTGTGTTATCTACAAGCTTCTACAAAGTCTTATTGATGAGTTCATGACAAGTGTGAGGTCAAGTGGAACACTAATGTATTTCCAATGAGAAAAATTGTGTCCCAGTTCATTTACTAAAGTGTCCCACTAACACTGAAAGCCATACTTTAGCAAAAGTATGGGTCTGATGTTCTTTTAGTGGTTGTATCATCCACtgaataatacattttcaagttgtTTGATCATAAACATTTAGATAAGACCTTAATTGAAATTAGCATCACTAGAATAGTGGTAAACTGATTTTGATTGTCTTCATAGCGATCTACCAAAAAGTGTCCCACTCATGCATACTTCACcctaaaccaaattccaattccaaaacTGAAATAACTGGTCCTCTAAATGATTTTGTAGCTTATTCATGTCTATGTTCTATCCTAACAGGACAAGAGACTTGGGGATATATTtagtgtagcctatagcctaatgTTCAGGCTATTATATTACAAAGTGGCTTCAAACAGGCTGTCTTAAGTAGCCTACAAagtattttactgtattttatattttgtatatttcAATGTTTCACTGCACTGCTTTTATTAATTCTAAACATTTACATAACATTGTCTACCAAACTATAAATAAATGCAGGCAAATTCACTGCATTACACATGCGTGGTGAGGATGATACGTTTTAAAATCAATGTTAGTTGCAACAATGTATCGATATTTCAGAGCACGACGCTTTGCGGTAATCTTGAGCTGCAGACGGCAGTCTGTCGCTACGGCAACTACACATTCGCCAATGATTGGTTCTCACTCTTCCGGAAAGCAGTATGCCATGGGAGTGTTTTtccctagttaccacagccacaaagtcaacatTTGCGTtatcgtaaaaatgtatgaaaaccaAAATGTGCTTTTTGCTATTAATTTAAGGTTAGACATGATGTTATCAGTGTGGGTAATGTCGGGGTTAAGGTTagttttaaaatcagattttaagaagatacattttagaaataggcggggtttagccTTAATGATCAccttgtggctgtggtaactagtgacgaccccaTGGGGGTCTGGGAAGTGATTAACATTGTGATGAATTGACAAAAGACTTTGTCTGGGTTTTtatatttccacaaatatttTATGTTTATGAGAAATGAACACATAACGTTTTGTTGGAGACATGGCTGAGAAATTTGATAACCTCGAGGAGCATCTCGAGAAGTTCGTTGAAAATATTCGACAGATGGGAATTATCGTTAGCGACTTtcaacctagcagtcaaacaggacTCAACCAAAAACTGTAAGTGatgccagttagctagctaggtatttCTAGTATTACTAGCCATCATAGCTAGCCACATAAATATGTTAATACTAACTCCCCAAGTTATCAATACAGTAGAGTTGTTTACAAAAGTAAAATTATGCTAGCTAGCCTCCACATAGttaagttagctagttagctactttGACTGTACTAACTAGCTATCAATGTCATAGACCAGgtatgggcaactccagtcctcgggggccggaGTGGTGTCACACTTTATAAAAAAAAACGGAAGATCATAATTAGTTGATTTAAATGTAGTCAGGCGTGTTAGTTGGGACTGGCGAAAAAGTGACACCAGGCCACCGAGGACTAAAGTTGCACATCGCTGTCATAGACACACAAAAGGTTATAAAAGACTGcacatcatttttttattttacctttatttaactaggcaagtcagttaagaacaaatttattatttacaatgactgcctaccaaaaggcaaaaggtctcctgcggggacagggactgggattaaaaaacgcatcacgacaagagacaccacaacactacataaagagagacctaagacaacatagcgtGGTAGcaacacacaacaacatggtagcagcaacacaacatggcagcagcagaaaacatggtacaaacatttttgggcacagacaacggcacaaaggacaagaaggtagagacaataccTATACAATACAtaacgcaaagcagccacaactgtcagtaagggtgtccatgattgagtctttgaatgaagagagaaaactgtccagtttgagtgttgtTTGCAGCtagttccagtcgctagctgcagtcaactgaaaagaggagcaacccaagggatgtgtgtgctttgaggacctttaacagaatgtgactgtcagaacaggtggaggatgagggctgcagtaggtatctcagataggggggtgTGAGGtcttaagagggttttataaataagcatccaccagtgggtcttgcgacgggtatacagagatgaccagtttacagaccAGGTTAAATGCTGACAGTCATGTCGAGGTAGGAAGTTAGTTGTATGGTAGTTGTGGTTGATGATTTTGCCTGCTAGTTGTTGAAACGTCTCTACGCCTGTGCATTTCAGAAACTACATGATCACGGGACTGCAGGACATTGAGAAATGTCGCCAGCAGCTACATGAGATTAACGTTCCTCTCGAGGCTTTTGAGTGAGTAGATGTTCCAACTTAAACATACACTTTCCATGTCTAGATCTCTAGTTTACTTTTGAAAGCCTGGGGAAGTTCTCAGGAAGATGATGGAAACTAGTGACGCATTGCCACTAGGGTTGGATGATTTTACCACCGAGCACACAGCAGGGCGACATGCCAATTGGCCTATTCCCTTTTTCCCATAGCCTAAATGTTCAATACATATGAGGTAGTTAGAATATTAGCATAATGCAAAAGGAC from the Salmo trutta chromosome 36, fSalTru1.1, whole genome shotgun sequence genome contains:
- the LOC115175636 gene encoding mediator of RNA polymerase II transcription subunit 10, with protein sequence MAEKFDNLEEHLEKFVENIRQMGIIVSDFQPSSQTGLNQKLNYMITGLQDIEKCRQQLHEINVPLEAFEYIDQGRNPQLYTKECLERALAKNEQVKGKIDTMTKFKSLLISELGKVFPEEMTKYKAIHGDDPPS